ACTCCCCAGCTCTTCACGAAGCGCCTCGACGGACGCGTCCGCTCCCAGGAAGTAGACCCACGTTGCCTGTCCCGTCGAGATCTCCCTCAGTCTTGGCACGAGCGTCCCGAGCCCGCCCACGGCCCGGATGAACGACGCCTCGGGGCGCCACTCTCTCGACGGCGGGACGAAGCGCTCCAGCCGGTCGCAGACCACCTTCACGTTCTTGAGACCGAGGTCCCGGACGGCCATCTCCAGGAATCCGGACTTTCGATCCCTCGATTCGAGGAGAGTCACCGAAGTGCGCGGCCAGGCGATCGCGAGGGGAATGCCGGGGAACCCACCGCCGCTTCCGACATCCAGGATCGAGCGCGGCGCGGATTCGAAGAGGCTCAGCGG
This genomic stretch from Candidatus Eisenbacteria bacterium harbors:
- the rsmG gene encoding 16S rRNA (guanine(527)-N(7))-methyltransferase RsmG; this translates as MRSESGDVAQPRLPRDLERDHQEFVVAIREWLESCERGLDALTLFTRFGLKVHEHAGRTSLIAAGDRRQIFTRHVLDSLNPLSLFESAPRSILDVGSGGGFPGIPLAIAWPRTSVTLLESRDRKSGFLEMAVRDLGLKNVKVVCDRLERFVPPSREWRPEASFIRAVGGLGTLVPRLREISTGQATWVYFLGADASVEALREELGSIDAREERGMFGGRLLRGGFATA